In Scyliorhinus canicula chromosome 18, sScyCan1.1, whole genome shotgun sequence, a single window of DNA contains:
- the gprc5c gene encoding G-protein coupled receptor family C group 5 member C: protein MWPSTLQHSGWIGILLLLPVSAAAAAPVGCAASLDSLYFNLCDLSAVWGIVLQALASAGIISCFVLTLVLLASIPFVQDGKRKSTIGIQLFFIFGTFGLFCLVFDFVINKDFATCASRRFLFGVLFAICFSCLLANSFRLCLLVRKNNGPKAWQIFILALALVLVEVIINTEWLIITIVRPNGTNSVQPGHPCNIANMDFAMALIYVMLLIVVTFGLAVSTQWGHFKHWKKHGIFILVTVGFSIAIWIVWIVMYVYGNEQVGNQTWNDPTLAIALVANAWVFVFIYIVPEICHLTKASMEQNYVEEVYPTRGVGYETILKEHQAQHMYIENKAFSMDEPNAANRPKSPYSGFSGYNGQLRNSVYQPTEMAMMNKTNSLENPYDHYIPRVTISQSAFSSNASTLRAEDAFTAENRQPAQQESSNGRTF, encoded by the exons ATGTGGCCGAGCACACTGCAGCACTCCGGGTGGAtcggtatcctcctcctcctccctgtgagtgcagctgctgctgctcccgTGGGCTGTGCTGCCAGCCTTGACTCACTTTACTTCAACCTCTGTGATTTATCAGCTGTCTGGGGGATTGTGTTACAAGCTCTGGCCAGTGCTGGCATTATAAGTTGCTTTGTGCTCACGTTGGTTCTGCTCGCGAGCATACCGTTTGTTCAGGATGGCAAAAGGAAAAGCACaattggaattcagctctttttcaTTTTTGGCACGTTCGGGCTGTTTTGCCTGGTTTTTGATTTCGTTATCAACAAGGATTTTGCAACCTGTGCGTCCAGAAGGTTCCTGTTTGGCGTTCTCTTTGCAATCTGCTTCTCCTGCTTGTTGGCAAACTCTTTCAGACTTTGTTTGCTTGTAAGGAAAAACAATGGTCCTAAAGCGTGGCAAATTTTTATCCTGGCCCTTGCTCTCGTCCTTGTGGAAGTAATAATAAATACTGAATGGTTAATAATCACCATTGTGAGGCCGAATGGCACCAATTCGGTACAACCGGGACATCCTTGCAATATTGCTAATATGGACTTTGCCATGGCTTTGATTTACGTTATGCTTCTCATTGTAGTTACATTTGGTCTTGCTGTGTCCACTCAGTGGGGTCATTTTAAACACTGGAAGAAACACGGCATATTCATCCTTGTCACAGTCGGCTTCTCCATTGCCATCTGGATTGTGTGGATTGTGATGTATGTTTATGGGAATGAGCAAGTGGGAAACCAAACCTGGAATGATCCAACTCTCGCCATCGCGCTGGTCGCCAATGCCTGGGTGTTTGTCTTTATTTACATCGTCCCTGAGATCTGCCACCTTACCAAAGCCAGCATGGAGCAGAATTATGTTGAAGAGGTGTACCCGACAAGAGGAGTTGGCTACGAGACCATCTTAAAGGAGCACCAGGCACAGCACATGTACATAGAAAACAAGGCCTTCTCAATGGATGAACCCAATGCAG CAAACAGGCCCAAATCCCCTTACAGTGGTTTCTCTGGTTACAATGGACAGCTTCGCAACAGCGTATATCAGCCAACTGAGATGGCCATGATGAACAAAACCAAC TCGTTAGAAAATCCCTATGACCATTATATCCCGAGGGTCACCATCAGCCAGTCGGCGTTTTCCAGTAACGCCTCCACTCTCCGTGCCGAGGATGCATTTACAGCTGAGAACAGGCAGCCTGCTCAACaagagagcagcaatggaaggaCATTTTAA